A window from Acinonyx jubatus isolate Ajub_Pintada_27869175 chromosome E1, VMU_Ajub_asm_v1.0, whole genome shotgun sequence encodes these proteins:
- the UNC13D gene encoding protein unc-13 homolog D isoform X1 has product MSPVEWSRLSSWLPAGEMPLWEPPPCALPSSALGLWVRTPRTRGQLPSAPGPAGCTAGRGQGGADAPPLPVSRPLWEGGVKPDPPTGSTCLPFGRVPPRTPAGRREEGTGLRGGETLTGTSPGPPAPTPPSRRVAPGALCIILWLRDLHPVAAARQRGRAERATMATHLSQSQRRPPLLRQAIKIRRRRVRDLQDPLPRTAQEIEPPSHHFSPEERALLYEEALYTILHRLGQPEPNHVKEASELLRYLQEAFHLGPEEHQQLLQKVQKLEKPIFCLKATVKQAKGILGKDVSGFSDPYCLLGIEQGVGAPGGSPGSRHRQKAVVRHTIPEEQTHRTQVITQTLNPVWEETFILEFEDISNSSFHLDMWDLDTVESVRQKLGELTDLHGLRRIFKEARKDKGQDDFLGNVVLRLQDLRCQEDQWYPLEPCTETYPDRGQCHLQFQLIHKRRATAASRSQPSYTVHLHLLQQLVSHEVTQHQAGSTSWDGSLSPQAATILFLHATQKDLSDFHQSMAQWLAYSRLYQSLEFPSSCLLHPITSIEYQWIQGRLKAEQQEELAASFRNLLAYGLSLIRRFRSVFPLSVPDSPARLQSLLRSAATPSPSSVRPGTRVPAGMRQPAGDGRGGGTGAAGILDPAVCPHRVLVQMCKMKAFRELCPDSAPLPRLVTEALRTGTVEWFHLKQQHHQPMVQGMLQAGKALLSLVQDIIGDLHQCQRTWNKIFQNALKVNLFSMAFLELQWLVAKRVQDHTAAVAGSPVSPEVGESLFQLYVSLKELCQLGPVPAERDGVLALDGFHRWFQPAVPSWLQKTYSVALARVQRAVQMDELVPLGELTKHSTSAVDLSTCFAQISHTARQLDWPDPEEAFMITVKFVEDTCRLALVYCSLIKARARELSAGQKDQGQAANMLCVVVNDMEQLRLVIGKLPTQLAWEALEQRVGAVLEQGQLQNTLYAQLQGALAGLGHEIRTGVRTLAEQLEVGIAKHIQKLVSVKESVLPEDAILPLMKFLEVKLCYMSTNLVQENFNSLLTLLWTHTLTVLVEVAASQRSCPLASSRLKIALQNLEICFYAEGCGLPPEALHTATFQALQKELELQAASSRELIQKYFCSRIQQQAEAASEELGAVTVKVSYRASEQKLRVELLSASSLLPLDSNGSSDPFVQLTLEPRHEFPELAPRETQKHKKDLHPLFDETFEFLVPAEPCQKDGACLLLTVLDHDTLGADDLEGEAFLPLRSVPGLTGTEEPGEVPQTRLPLTYPALNGDPILQLLESRKGDREAQVFVRLRRQRAKQASQHAPKPGR; this is encoded by the exons ATGTCACCTGTGGAGTGGAGCAGGCTGAGCAGTTGGCTGCCCGCTGGGGAGATGCCTCTCTGGGAGCCCCCACCCTGTGCCCTGCCCAGCTCCGCCCTAGGTCTGTGGGTGAGAACCCCACGGACACGGGGGCAGCTCCCCTCGGCCCCTGGCCCAGCGGGGTGCacagctgggagggggcagggtggcGCTGACGCCCC cccactccccgtCTCCCGGCCTCTGTGGGAGGGTGGGGTGAAGCCGGACCCGCCCACCGGGTCCACCTGCCTCCCGTTCGGGAGAGTTCCTCCCAGGACCCCAGCAGGCCGGAGGGAGGAAGGTACAGGCCTCAGAGGTGGTGAAACCCTGACCGGAACCTCCCCCGGCCCGccggcccccacccctccctcgcGCAGGGTGGCACCCGGTGCTCTTTGCATAATCCTGTGGCTTCGCGATCTTCACCCTGTGGCAGCGGCTcggcagaggggaagggcagaacgGGCCACCATGGCGACACACCTCTCCCAGTCCCAGCGGCGCCCTCCCCTCTTACGCCAGGCCATCAAGATAAGGCGCCGCAGGGTCAGAGATCTGCAGGATCCCCTGCCCCGAACGGCGCAGGAG ATCGAGCCTCCATCCCACCACTTCTCCCCTGAAGAG CGGGCCCTACTCTACGAGGAAGCTCTCTACACCATCCTGCACCGCCTGGGTCAGCCCGAGCCCAACCATGTGAAGGAGGCCTCAGAGCTGCTTCGATACCTGCAGGAG GCCTTCCACCTGGGGCCCGAGGAACACCAGCAGCTGCTGCAGAAGGTCCAGAAGCTTGAG AAGCCAATATTTTGTCTGAAGGCAACGGTGAAACAAGCCAAGGGCATTCTGGGCAAAGACGTCAGTG gaTTCAGTGACCCCTACTGCCTGCTGGGCATTGAGCAGGGGGTAGGCGCGCCGGGAGGCAGCCCTGGGTCCCGGCATCGGCAGAAGGCTGTGGTGAGGCACACCATCCCGGAGGAGCAGACCCACCGCACCCAGGTCATCACCCAGACCCTCAACCCTGTCTGGGAGGAGACCTTCATCCT GGAGTTTGAGGACATAAGCAACTCAAGCTTCCATCTGGACATGTG GGACCTGGATACCGTGGAGTCTGTCAGACAGAAGCTCGGGGAACTCACCGATCTGCATGGGCTGCGGAG GATCTTTAAGGAGGCCCGGAAGGACAAAGGCCAGGATGATTTTCTGGGGAACGTGGTTCTGAGGCTACAG GACCTACGCTGCCAAGAGGATCAGTGGTACCCTCTGGAGCCCTGCACCGAGACCTACCCCGACCGCGGTCAGTGCCACCTCCAGTTCCAGCTCATTCACAAGCGG AGAGCCACCGCGGCCAGCCGCTCCCAGCCCAGCTACACGGTGCACCTCCACCTGCTGCAGCAGCTCGTGTCCCACGAGGTCACCCAGCACCAG GCAGGCAGTACCTCCTGGGACGGGTCGCTGAGTCCCCAGGCTGCTACCATCCTCTTTCTCCATGCCACGCAGAAGGACCTGTCCGACTTCCACCAGTCCATGGC GCAGTGGCTGGCCTATAGTCGTCTCTACCAGAGCCTGGAGTTCCCGAGCAGCTGCCTCCTGCACCCCATCACCAGCATCGAGTACCAGTGGATCCAGGGCCGGCTCAAGGCAGAACAG CAAGAAGAGCTGGCTGCCTCGTTCCGCAACCTGCTGGCCTACGGCCTCTCCCTCATCAGGAGGTTCCGGTCtgttttccccctctctgtccccgaCTCCCCAGCCCGGCTGCAATCTCTTCTCAGGTCAGCGGctaccccttccccttcttcagtGAGGCCAGGAACGAGGGTGCCTGCAGGGATGCGGCAGCCTGCTGGagatgggaggggggggggtaCAGGGGCAGCGGGCATCCTGGACCCAGCTGTCTGTCCCCACAGGGTCCTGGTACAGATGTGCAAGATGAAGGCCTTTAGGGAGCTGTGCCCCGACAGCGCCCCCCTGCCCCGCCTGGTGACTGAGGCGCTGCGG ACCGGCACCGTTGAATGGTTCCACCTGAAGCAGCAGCACCATCAGCCCATGGTGCAG GGCATGCTGCAGGCAGGCAAGGCCTTGCTGAGCCTGGTGCAGGACATCATTGGCGACCTACACCAGTGCCAGCGCACGTGGAACAAGATCTTCCAGAA TGCCCTCAAGGTCAACCTCTTCTCCATGGCTTTCCTGGAGCTTCAGTGGCTG GTGGCCAAGCGGGTACAGGACCACACGGCGGCGGTGGCGGGCAGCCCCGTGTCCCCGGAGGTGGGCGAGAGTCTATTCCAGCTCTATGTCAGCCTCAAGGAGCTCTGCCAGCTGGGCCCAGTCCCCGCAGAGAG GGATGGCGTCCTGGCCCTGGATGGCTTTCACCGCTGGTTCCAGCCCGCCGTCCCCTCCTGGCTGCAGAAGACATACAGTGTGGCCCTGGCGCGGGTGCAGCGCGCTGTGCAGATGGatgag ttGGTGCCCCTGGGTGAACTGACCAAGCACAGCACATCAGCCGTGGATCTGTCCACCTGTTTCGCCCAGATCAGCCATACTGCCCGGCAGCTGGACTGGCCCGACCCAGAGGAGGCCTTCATGATCACCGTCAAGTTTGTGGAG gatACCTGTCGGCTGGCCCTGGTGTACTGCAGCCTCATAAAGGCCCGGGCCCGGGAGCTCTCCGCAGGCCAGAAGGACCAGGGCCAGGCGGCCAACATG CTATGCGTGGTGGTGAACGACATGGAGCAGCTGCGGCTGGTGATCGGCAAGCTGCCCACCCAGCTGGCATGGGAGGCGCTGGAACAGCGGGTAGGGGCTGTGCTGGAGCAGGGGCAGCTGCAGAACACGCTGTATGCCCAGCTGCAGGGCGCGCTGGCCGGGCTGGGCCACGAGATCCGCACTGGCGTCCGCACCCTGGCCGAGCAG CTGGAGGTGGGCATTGCCAAGCACATCCAGAAGCTCGTGAGTGTCAAGGAGTCTGTCCTGCCTGAGGAT gccATTCTGCCCCTGATGAAGTTTCTGGAAGTGAAGCTCTGCTACATGAGCACCAACTTGGTGCAGGAGAACTTCAACAG CCTTCTGACCCTGCTCTGGACCCACACGCTCACCGTCCTGGTGGAAGTGGCCGCCTCCCAGCGGAGCTGCCCCCTGGCCTCTAGCAGGCTGAAGATTGCACTTCAG AATCTGGAGATCTGCTTCTACGCAGAGGGCTGTGGACTGCCACCTGAGGCCCTGCACACAGCCACCTTCCAG GCTCTGCAGAAAGAGCTGGAGCTGCAGGCCGCTTCTAGCAGGGAGCTCATCCAGAAGTACTTTTGCAGCCGGATCCAGCAGCAG GCAGAAGCGGCTTCTGAGGAGCTCGGGGCGGTCACAGTCAAGGTCTCCTACCGCGCCTCTGAGCAGAAGCTGCGTGTGGAACTGCTCAGCGCCTCCAGCCTGCTGCCCCTGGACTCCAATG GCTCCAGCGACCCCTTTGTCCAGCTGACCTTGGAGCCCAGGCACGAGTTCCCTGAGCTGGCCCCCCGGGAGACCCAAAAGCACAAGAAGGACCTTCACCCCCTGTTTGATGAGACCTTTGAATT CCTGGTGCCTGCTGAGCCGTGCCAGAAGGACGGAGCTTGCCTCCTGCTCACGGTGCTGGACCATGACACGCTGGGGGCTGATGACTTGGAAGGGGAGGCCTTTCTGCCACTACGCTCAGTGCCGGGCCTGACTGGGACGGAGGAGCCTGGCGAGGTGCCTCAGACCCGTCTGCCCCTCACCTACCCTGCGCTCAACG GGGATCCTATCCTGCAGCTGCTGGAGAGCCGGAAGGGTGATCGGGAGGCCCAGGTGTTTGTGAGGCTGCGGAGGCAGCGAGCCAAGCAGGCCTCCCAGCATGCCCCAAAGCCAGGGCGGTAG
- the UNC13D gene encoding protein unc-13 homolog D isoform X2 gives MSPVEWSRLSSWLPAGEMPLWEPPPCALPSSALGLWVRTPRTRGQLPSAPGPAGCTAGRGQGGADAPPLPVSRPLWEGGVKPDPPTGSTCLPFGRVPPRTPAGRREEGHQDKAPQGQRSAGSPAPNGAGGREVGATGAASSPCWGSQAPMDFSRGRPGDEEGGPGPGLPGGLLWEQIEPPSHHFSPEERALLYEEALYTILHRLGQPEPNHVKEASELLRYLQEAFHLGPEEHQQLLQKVQKLEKPIFCLKATVKQAKGILGKDVSGFSDPYCLLGIEQGVGAPGGSPGSRHRQKAVVRHTIPEEQTHRTQVITQTLNPVWEETFILEFEDISNSSFHLDMWDLDTVESVRQKLGELTDLHGLRRIFKEARKDKGQDDFLGNVVLRLQDLRCQEDQWYPLEPCTETYPDRGQCHLQFQLIHKRRATAASRSQPSYTVHLHLLQQLVSHEVTQHQAGSTSWDGSLSPQAATILFLHATQKDLSDFHQSMAQWLAYSRLYQSLEFPSSCLLHPITSIEYQWIQGRLKAEQQEELAASFRNLLAYGLSLIRRFRSVFPLSVPDSPARLQSLLRSAATPSPSSVRPGTRVPAGMRQPAGDGRGGGTGAAGILDPAVCPHRVLVQMCKMKAFRELCPDSAPLPRLVTEALRTGTVEWFHLKQQHHQPMVQGMLQAGKALLSLVQDIIGDLHQCQRTWNKIFQNALKVNLFSMAFLELQWLVAKRVQDHTAAVAGSPVSPEVGESLFQLYVSLKELCQLGPVPAERDGVLALDGFHRWFQPAVPSWLQKTYSVALARVQRAVQMDELVPLGELTKHSTSAVDLSTCFAQISHTARQLDWPDPEEAFMITVKFVEDTCRLALVYCSLIKARARELSAGQKDQGQAANMLCVVVNDMEQLRLVIGKLPTQLAWEALEQRVGAVLEQGQLQNTLYAQLQGALAGLGHEIRTGVRTLAEQLEVGIAKHIQKLVSVKESVLPEDAILPLMKFLEVKLCYMSTNLVQENFNSLLTLLWTHTLTVLVEVAASQRSCPLASSRLKIALQNLEICFYAEGCGLPPEALHTATFQALQKELELQAASSRELIQKYFCSRIQQQAEAASEELGAVTVKVSYRASEQKLRVELLSASSLLPLDSNGSSDPFVQLTLEPRHEFPELAPRETQKHKKDLHPLFDETFEFLVPAEPCQKDGACLLLTVLDHDTLGADDLEGEAFLPLRSVPGLTGTEEPGEVPQTRLPLTYPALNGDPILQLLESRKGDREAQVFVRLRRQRAKQASQHAPKPGR, from the exons ATGTCACCTGTGGAGTGGAGCAGGCTGAGCAGTTGGCTGCCCGCTGGGGAGATGCCTCTCTGGGAGCCCCCACCCTGTGCCCTGCCCAGCTCCGCCCTAGGTCTGTGGGTGAGAACCCCACGGACACGGGGGCAGCTCCCCTCGGCCCCTGGCCCAGCGGGGTGCacagctgggagggggcagggtggcGCTGACGCCCC cccactccccgtCTCCCGGCCTCTGTGGGAGGGTGGGGTGAAGCCGGACCCGCCCACCGGGTCCACCTGCCTCCCGTTCGGGAGAGTTCCTCCCAGGACCCCAGCAGGCCGGAGGGAGGAAG GCCATCAAGATAAGGCGCCGCAGGGTCAGAGATCTGCAGGATCCCCTGCCCCGAACGGCGCAGGAG gaagggaggttgGGGCCACGGGTGCCGCGAGCTCACCCTGCTGGGGCAGCCAAGCGCCAATGGACTTCAGCCGCGGCCGGCCAGGGGACGAGGAAGGCGGTCCGGGGCCTGGACTCCCGGGAGGCCTGCTGTGGGAACAG ATCGAGCCTCCATCCCACCACTTCTCCCCTGAAGAG CGGGCCCTACTCTACGAGGAAGCTCTCTACACCATCCTGCACCGCCTGGGTCAGCCCGAGCCCAACCATGTGAAGGAGGCCTCAGAGCTGCTTCGATACCTGCAGGAG GCCTTCCACCTGGGGCCCGAGGAACACCAGCAGCTGCTGCAGAAGGTCCAGAAGCTTGAG AAGCCAATATTTTGTCTGAAGGCAACGGTGAAACAAGCCAAGGGCATTCTGGGCAAAGACGTCAGTG gaTTCAGTGACCCCTACTGCCTGCTGGGCATTGAGCAGGGGGTAGGCGCGCCGGGAGGCAGCCCTGGGTCCCGGCATCGGCAGAAGGCTGTGGTGAGGCACACCATCCCGGAGGAGCAGACCCACCGCACCCAGGTCATCACCCAGACCCTCAACCCTGTCTGGGAGGAGACCTTCATCCT GGAGTTTGAGGACATAAGCAACTCAAGCTTCCATCTGGACATGTG GGACCTGGATACCGTGGAGTCTGTCAGACAGAAGCTCGGGGAACTCACCGATCTGCATGGGCTGCGGAG GATCTTTAAGGAGGCCCGGAAGGACAAAGGCCAGGATGATTTTCTGGGGAACGTGGTTCTGAGGCTACAG GACCTACGCTGCCAAGAGGATCAGTGGTACCCTCTGGAGCCCTGCACCGAGACCTACCCCGACCGCGGTCAGTGCCACCTCCAGTTCCAGCTCATTCACAAGCGG AGAGCCACCGCGGCCAGCCGCTCCCAGCCCAGCTACACGGTGCACCTCCACCTGCTGCAGCAGCTCGTGTCCCACGAGGTCACCCAGCACCAG GCAGGCAGTACCTCCTGGGACGGGTCGCTGAGTCCCCAGGCTGCTACCATCCTCTTTCTCCATGCCACGCAGAAGGACCTGTCCGACTTCCACCAGTCCATGGC GCAGTGGCTGGCCTATAGTCGTCTCTACCAGAGCCTGGAGTTCCCGAGCAGCTGCCTCCTGCACCCCATCACCAGCATCGAGTACCAGTGGATCCAGGGCCGGCTCAAGGCAGAACAG CAAGAAGAGCTGGCTGCCTCGTTCCGCAACCTGCTGGCCTACGGCCTCTCCCTCATCAGGAGGTTCCGGTCtgttttccccctctctgtccccgaCTCCCCAGCCCGGCTGCAATCTCTTCTCAGGTCAGCGGctaccccttccccttcttcagtGAGGCCAGGAACGAGGGTGCCTGCAGGGATGCGGCAGCCTGCTGGagatgggaggggggggggtaCAGGGGCAGCGGGCATCCTGGACCCAGCTGTCTGTCCCCACAGGGTCCTGGTACAGATGTGCAAGATGAAGGCCTTTAGGGAGCTGTGCCCCGACAGCGCCCCCCTGCCCCGCCTGGTGACTGAGGCGCTGCGG ACCGGCACCGTTGAATGGTTCCACCTGAAGCAGCAGCACCATCAGCCCATGGTGCAG GGCATGCTGCAGGCAGGCAAGGCCTTGCTGAGCCTGGTGCAGGACATCATTGGCGACCTACACCAGTGCCAGCGCACGTGGAACAAGATCTTCCAGAA TGCCCTCAAGGTCAACCTCTTCTCCATGGCTTTCCTGGAGCTTCAGTGGCTG GTGGCCAAGCGGGTACAGGACCACACGGCGGCGGTGGCGGGCAGCCCCGTGTCCCCGGAGGTGGGCGAGAGTCTATTCCAGCTCTATGTCAGCCTCAAGGAGCTCTGCCAGCTGGGCCCAGTCCCCGCAGAGAG GGATGGCGTCCTGGCCCTGGATGGCTTTCACCGCTGGTTCCAGCCCGCCGTCCCCTCCTGGCTGCAGAAGACATACAGTGTGGCCCTGGCGCGGGTGCAGCGCGCTGTGCAGATGGatgag ttGGTGCCCCTGGGTGAACTGACCAAGCACAGCACATCAGCCGTGGATCTGTCCACCTGTTTCGCCCAGATCAGCCATACTGCCCGGCAGCTGGACTGGCCCGACCCAGAGGAGGCCTTCATGATCACCGTCAAGTTTGTGGAG gatACCTGTCGGCTGGCCCTGGTGTACTGCAGCCTCATAAAGGCCCGGGCCCGGGAGCTCTCCGCAGGCCAGAAGGACCAGGGCCAGGCGGCCAACATG CTATGCGTGGTGGTGAACGACATGGAGCAGCTGCGGCTGGTGATCGGCAAGCTGCCCACCCAGCTGGCATGGGAGGCGCTGGAACAGCGGGTAGGGGCTGTGCTGGAGCAGGGGCAGCTGCAGAACACGCTGTATGCCCAGCTGCAGGGCGCGCTGGCCGGGCTGGGCCACGAGATCCGCACTGGCGTCCGCACCCTGGCCGAGCAG CTGGAGGTGGGCATTGCCAAGCACATCCAGAAGCTCGTGAGTGTCAAGGAGTCTGTCCTGCCTGAGGAT gccATTCTGCCCCTGATGAAGTTTCTGGAAGTGAAGCTCTGCTACATGAGCACCAACTTGGTGCAGGAGAACTTCAACAG CCTTCTGACCCTGCTCTGGACCCACACGCTCACCGTCCTGGTGGAAGTGGCCGCCTCCCAGCGGAGCTGCCCCCTGGCCTCTAGCAGGCTGAAGATTGCACTTCAG AATCTGGAGATCTGCTTCTACGCAGAGGGCTGTGGACTGCCACCTGAGGCCCTGCACACAGCCACCTTCCAG GCTCTGCAGAAAGAGCTGGAGCTGCAGGCCGCTTCTAGCAGGGAGCTCATCCAGAAGTACTTTTGCAGCCGGATCCAGCAGCAG GCAGAAGCGGCTTCTGAGGAGCTCGGGGCGGTCACAGTCAAGGTCTCCTACCGCGCCTCTGAGCAGAAGCTGCGTGTGGAACTGCTCAGCGCCTCCAGCCTGCTGCCCCTGGACTCCAATG GCTCCAGCGACCCCTTTGTCCAGCTGACCTTGGAGCCCAGGCACGAGTTCCCTGAGCTGGCCCCCCGGGAGACCCAAAAGCACAAGAAGGACCTTCACCCCCTGTTTGATGAGACCTTTGAATT CCTGGTGCCTGCTGAGCCGTGCCAGAAGGACGGAGCTTGCCTCCTGCTCACGGTGCTGGACCATGACACGCTGGGGGCTGATGACTTGGAAGGGGAGGCCTTTCTGCCACTACGCTCAGTGCCGGGCCTGACTGGGACGGAGGAGCCTGGCGAGGTGCCTCAGACCCGTCTGCCCCTCACCTACCCTGCGCTCAACG GGGATCCTATCCTGCAGCTGCTGGAGAGCCGGAAGGGTGATCGGGAGGCCCAGGTGTTTGTGAGGCTGCGGAGGCAGCGAGCCAAGCAGGCCTCCCAGCATGCCCCAAAGCCAGGGCGGTAG